In Rattus norvegicus strain BN/NHsdMcwi chromosome 1, GRCr8, whole genome shotgun sequence, a genomic segment contains:
- the Rab3il1 gene encoding guanine nucleotide exchange factor for Rab-3A isoform X4 has product MISSPPQQDEGLPVGLSAISVPWKNLGPSKGNRKSPGGLVEASASWEEAGGEEHPAAAPLDVSRLRSSSMEIREKGSEFLKEELYKAQKELKLKDEECERLCKVRAQLEQELEELTASLFEEAHKMVREANMKQAASEKQLKEAWGKIDMLQAEVTALKTLVITSTPASPNRELHPQLLSPTKAGPRKGHSRQKSTSSLCPVVCPTAGHIPTPDKEGKEPGLPPLLSLLLCVIPSKAVHLTYEPTWQLPSGGPPTTPNSDTSLSFSRQVDTTLFAEFQAWRASPTLDKNCPFLERVYREDVGPCLDFTVQELSALVRTAVEDNTLTIEPVASQTLPNVECNNTNTCALSGLARTCHHRIRLGDSDGHYYISPSSRARITAVCNFFTYVRYIQQGLVRQDAEPMFWEIMRLRKGMSLAKLGFFPQEA; this is encoded by the exons ATGATTTCCAG CCCACCCCAACAAGACGAGGGCCTCCCTGTGGGCCTCTCAGCTATTTCAGTCCCCTGGAAAAACCTGGGCCCCAGCAAAGGTAACAGGAAGTCCCCAGGAGGCCTGGTAgaagcctctgcttcctgggaggAGGCCGGGGGTGAGGAACACCCAGCAGCTGCTCCATTGGATGTATCACGCCTGCGCAGCTCCTCCATGGAGATCCGAGAGAAGGGCTCTGAATTCCTAAAGGAGGAGCTATACAAAGCCCAGAAG GAGCTGAAGCTTAAGGATGAAGAGTGTGAACGGCTTTGCAAAGTGCGCGCacagctggagcaggagctggaggagctgacgGCCAGCCTGTTTGAG GAAGCTCACAAGATGGTTCGGGAAGCCAACATGAAGCAGGCAGCATCGGAAAAGCAGTTGAAGGAGGCTTGGGGCAAG ATCGACATGCTACAGGCAGAGGTGACAGCCTTGAAGACACTGGTCATCACATCCACACCAGCCTCTCCCAACCGTGAGCTCCACCCACAGCTGCTGAGTCCCACCAAAGCCGGACCCCGAAAGGGCCACTCACGCCAAAAGAGCACCAGCTCCCTCTGCCCTGTTGTGTGCCCCACTGCAGGGCATATCCCCACCCCAGACAAAGAAGGCAAGGAG CCTGGGCTGCCCCCTCTACTCTCCCTGCTCCTGTGCGTGATCCCCAGCAAGGCCGTCCACCTCACCTACGAGCCGACCTGGCAGCTCCCATCTGGGGGGCCGCCCACGACCCCCAACTCCGatacctctctctccttctcccgaCAG GTGGATACAACCCTGTTTGCAGAGTTCCAGGCTTGGAGGGCATCACCTACCCTGGATAAGAACTGCCCCTTCCTAGAAAGGGTGTACCGGGAGGACGTGGGCCCTTGCCTCGACTTCACAGTGCAGGAG CTCTCAGCTCTAGTTCGGACGGCAGTGGAGGACAACACACTCACCATTGAGCCCGTGGCTTCACAGACTCTGCCCAATGTTGAGTGTAACAACACCAA CACATGTGCCCTGAGTGGACTGGCGCGTACCTGCCACCATCGAATCCGCCTGGGGGACTCTGACGGCCACTATTACATCTCACCGTCCTCCCGGGCCAGG ATCACTGCAGTATGCAACTTCTTCACCTATGTGCGTTACATCCAGCAAGGCCTGGTTCGGCAAGATG CTGAGCCGATGTTCTGGGAGATCATGAGGCTGCGGAAGGGGATGTCACTAGCCAAGCTTGGCTTCTTCCCCCAGGAGGCCTAG
- the Rab3il1 gene encoding guanine nucleotide exchange factor for Rab-3A isoform X7 → MISSPPQQDEGLPVGLSAISVPWKNLGPSKGNRKSPGGLVEASASWEEAGGEEHPAAAPLDVSRLRSSSMEIREKGSEFLKEELYKAQKELKLKDEECERLCKVRAQLEQELEELTASLFEEAHKMVREANMKQAASEKQLKEAWGKIDMLQAEVTALKTLVITSTPASPNRELHPQLLSPTKAGPRKGHSRQKSTSSLCPVVCPTAGHIPTPDKEGKEVDTTLFAEFQAWRASPTLDKNCPFLERVYREDVGPCLDFTVQELSALVRTAVEDNTLTIEPVASQTLPNVECNNTNTCALSGLARTCHHRIRLGDSDGHYYISPSSRARITAVCNFFTYVRYIQQGLVRQDAEPMFWEIMRLRKGMSLAKLGFFPQEA, encoded by the exons ATGATTTCCAG CCCACCCCAACAAGACGAGGGCCTCCCTGTGGGCCTCTCAGCTATTTCAGTCCCCTGGAAAAACCTGGGCCCCAGCAAAGGTAACAGGAAGTCCCCAGGAGGCCTGGTAgaagcctctgcttcctgggaggAGGCCGGGGGTGAGGAACACCCAGCAGCTGCTCCATTGGATGTATCACGCCTGCGCAGCTCCTCCATGGAGATCCGAGAGAAGGGCTCTGAATTCCTAAAGGAGGAGCTATACAAAGCCCAGAAG GAGCTGAAGCTTAAGGATGAAGAGTGTGAACGGCTTTGCAAAGTGCGCGCacagctggagcaggagctggaggagctgacgGCCAGCCTGTTTGAG GAAGCTCACAAGATGGTTCGGGAAGCCAACATGAAGCAGGCAGCATCGGAAAAGCAGTTGAAGGAGGCTTGGGGCAAG ATCGACATGCTACAGGCAGAGGTGACAGCCTTGAAGACACTGGTCATCACATCCACACCAGCCTCTCCCAACCGTGAGCTCCACCCACAGCTGCTGAGTCCCACCAAAGCCGGACCCCGAAAGGGCCACTCACGCCAAAAGAGCACCAGCTCCCTCTGCCCTGTTGTGTGCCCCACTGCAGGGCATATCCCCACCCCAGACAAAGAAGGCAAGGAG GTGGATACAACCCTGTTTGCAGAGTTCCAGGCTTGGAGGGCATCACCTACCCTGGATAAGAACTGCCCCTTCCTAGAAAGGGTGTACCGGGAGGACGTGGGCCCTTGCCTCGACTTCACAGTGCAGGAG CTCTCAGCTCTAGTTCGGACGGCAGTGGAGGACAACACACTCACCATTGAGCCCGTGGCTTCACAGACTCTGCCCAATGTTGAGTGTAACAACACCAA CACATGTGCCCTGAGTGGACTGGCGCGTACCTGCCACCATCGAATCCGCCTGGGGGACTCTGACGGCCACTATTACATCTCACCGTCCTCCCGGGCCAGG ATCACTGCAGTATGCAACTTCTTCACCTATGTGCGTTACATCCAGCAAGGCCTGGTTCGGCAAGATG CTGAGCCGATGTTCTGGGAGATCATGAGGCTGCGGAAGGGGATGTCACTAGCCAAGCTTGGCTTCTTCCCCCAGGAGGCCTAG
- the Rab3il1 gene encoding guanine nucleotide exchange factor for Rab-3A isoform X5, producing MEASEEPRQCPARGSCPVFLAMSSGTVRYAPSGLGPVPERNFREETWDANSPPQQDEGLPVGLSAISVPWKNLGPSKGNRKSPGGLVEASASWEEAGGEEHPAAAPLDVSRLRSSSMEIREKGSEFLKEELYKAQKELKLKDEECERLCKVRAQLEQELEELTASLFEEAHKMVREANMKQAASEKQLKEAWGKIDMLQAEVTALKTLVITSTPASPNRELHPQLLSPTKAGPRKGHSRQKSTSSLCPVVCPTAGHIPTPDKEGKEVDTTLFAEFQAWRASPTLDKNCPFLERVYREDVGPCLDFTVQELSALVRTAVEDNTLTIEPVASQTLPNVECNNTNTCALSGLARTCHHRIRLGDSDGHYYISPSSRARITAVCNFFTYVRYIQQGLVRQDAEPMFWEIMRLRKGMSLAKLGFFPQEA from the exons ATGGAAGCCTCTGAGGAGCCCAGGCAGTGTCCTGCCCGAGGGTCATGCCCAGTGTTCTTGGCCATGAGCTCAGGCACTGTCCGCTATGCCCCATCAGGTTTGGGTCCTGTACCTGAGAGGAACTTTAGAGAGGAGACCTGGGATGCAAACAG CCCACCCCAACAAGACGAGGGCCTCCCTGTGGGCCTCTCAGCTATTTCAGTCCCCTGGAAAAACCTGGGCCCCAGCAAAGGTAACAGGAAGTCCCCAGGAGGCCTGGTAgaagcctctgcttcctgggaggAGGCCGGGGGTGAGGAACACCCAGCAGCTGCTCCATTGGATGTATCACGCCTGCGCAGCTCCTCCATGGAGATCCGAGAGAAGGGCTCTGAATTCCTAAAGGAGGAGCTATACAAAGCCCAGAAG GAGCTGAAGCTTAAGGATGAAGAGTGTGAACGGCTTTGCAAAGTGCGCGCacagctggagcaggagctggaggagctgacgGCCAGCCTGTTTGAG GAAGCTCACAAGATGGTTCGGGAAGCCAACATGAAGCAGGCAGCATCGGAAAAGCAGTTGAAGGAGGCTTGGGGCAAG ATCGACATGCTACAGGCAGAGGTGACAGCCTTGAAGACACTGGTCATCACATCCACACCAGCCTCTCCCAACCGTGAGCTCCACCCACAGCTGCTGAGTCCCACCAAAGCCGGACCCCGAAAGGGCCACTCACGCCAAAAGAGCACCAGCTCCCTCTGCCCTGTTGTGTGCCCCACTGCAGGGCATATCCCCACCCCAGACAAAGAAGGCAAGGAG GTGGATACAACCCTGTTTGCAGAGTTCCAGGCTTGGAGGGCATCACCTACCCTGGATAAGAACTGCCCCTTCCTAGAAAGGGTGTACCGGGAGGACGTGGGCCCTTGCCTCGACTTCACAGTGCAGGAG CTCTCAGCTCTAGTTCGGACGGCAGTGGAGGACAACACACTCACCATTGAGCCCGTGGCTTCACAGACTCTGCCCAATGTTGAGTGTAACAACACCAA CACATGTGCCCTGAGTGGACTGGCGCGTACCTGCCACCATCGAATCCGCCTGGGGGACTCTGACGGCCACTATTACATCTCACCGTCCTCCCGGGCCAGG ATCACTGCAGTATGCAACTTCTTCACCTATGTGCGTTACATCCAGCAAGGCCTGGTTCGGCAAGATG CTGAGCCGATGTTCTGGGAGATCATGAGGCTGCGGAAGGGGATGTCACTAGCCAAGCTTGGCTTCTTCCCCCAGGAGGCCTAG
- the Rab3il1 gene encoding guanine nucleotide exchange factor for Rab-3A isoform X2, with product MEASEEPRQCPARGSCPVFLAMSSGTVRYAPSGLGPVPERNFREETWDANSPPQQDEGLPVGLSAISVPWKNLGPSKGNRKSPGGLVEASASWEEAGGEEHPAAAPLDVSRLRSSSMEIREKGSEFLKEELYKAQKELKLKDEECERLCKVRAQLEQELEELTASLFEEAHKMVREANMKQAASEKQLKEAWGKIDMLQAEVTALKTLVITSTPASPNRELHPQLLSPTKAGPRKGHSRQKSTSSLCPVVCPTAGHIPTPDKEGKEPGLPPLLSLLLCVIPSKAVHLTYEPTWQLPSGGPPTTPNSDTSLSFSRQVDTTLFAEFQAWRASPTLDKNCPFLERVYREDVGPCLDFTVQELSALVRTAVEDNTLTIEPVASQTLPNVECNNTNTCALSGLARTCHHRIRLGDSDGHYYISPSSRARITAVCNFFTYVRYIQQGLVRQDAEPMFWEIMRLRKGMSLAKLGFFPQEA from the exons ATGGAAGCCTCTGAGGAGCCCAGGCAGTGTCCTGCCCGAGGGTCATGCCCAGTGTTCTTGGCCATGAGCTCAGGCACTGTCCGCTATGCCCCATCAGGTTTGGGTCCTGTACCTGAGAGGAACTTTAGAGAGGAGACCTGGGATGCAAACAG CCCACCCCAACAAGACGAGGGCCTCCCTGTGGGCCTCTCAGCTATTTCAGTCCCCTGGAAAAACCTGGGCCCCAGCAAAGGTAACAGGAAGTCCCCAGGAGGCCTGGTAgaagcctctgcttcctgggaggAGGCCGGGGGTGAGGAACACCCAGCAGCTGCTCCATTGGATGTATCACGCCTGCGCAGCTCCTCCATGGAGATCCGAGAGAAGGGCTCTGAATTCCTAAAGGAGGAGCTATACAAAGCCCAGAAG GAGCTGAAGCTTAAGGATGAAGAGTGTGAACGGCTTTGCAAAGTGCGCGCacagctggagcaggagctggaggagctgacgGCCAGCCTGTTTGAG GAAGCTCACAAGATGGTTCGGGAAGCCAACATGAAGCAGGCAGCATCGGAAAAGCAGTTGAAGGAGGCTTGGGGCAAG ATCGACATGCTACAGGCAGAGGTGACAGCCTTGAAGACACTGGTCATCACATCCACACCAGCCTCTCCCAACCGTGAGCTCCACCCACAGCTGCTGAGTCCCACCAAAGCCGGACCCCGAAAGGGCCACTCACGCCAAAAGAGCACCAGCTCCCTCTGCCCTGTTGTGTGCCCCACTGCAGGGCATATCCCCACCCCAGACAAAGAAGGCAAGGAG CCTGGGCTGCCCCCTCTACTCTCCCTGCTCCTGTGCGTGATCCCCAGCAAGGCCGTCCACCTCACCTACGAGCCGACCTGGCAGCTCCCATCTGGGGGGCCGCCCACGACCCCCAACTCCGatacctctctctccttctcccgaCAG GTGGATACAACCCTGTTTGCAGAGTTCCAGGCTTGGAGGGCATCACCTACCCTGGATAAGAACTGCCCCTTCCTAGAAAGGGTGTACCGGGAGGACGTGGGCCCTTGCCTCGACTTCACAGTGCAGGAG CTCTCAGCTCTAGTTCGGACGGCAGTGGAGGACAACACACTCACCATTGAGCCCGTGGCTTCACAGACTCTGCCCAATGTTGAGTGTAACAACACCAA CACATGTGCCCTGAGTGGACTGGCGCGTACCTGCCACCATCGAATCCGCCTGGGGGACTCTGACGGCCACTATTACATCTCACCGTCCTCCCGGGCCAGG ATCACTGCAGTATGCAACTTCTTCACCTATGTGCGTTACATCCAGCAAGGCCTGGTTCGGCAAGATG CTGAGCCGATGTTCTGGGAGATCATGAGGCTGCGGAAGGGGATGTCACTAGCCAAGCTTGGCTTCTTCCCCCAGGAGGCCTAG
- the Rab3il1 gene encoding guanine nucleotide exchange factor for Rab-3A has protein sequence MWSGPPQQDEGLPVGLSAISVPWKNLGPSKGNRKSPGGLVEASASWEEAGGEEHPAAAPLDVSRLRSSSMEIREKGSEFLKEELYKAQKELKLKDEECERLCKVRAQLEQELEELTASLFEEAHKMVREANMKQAASEKQLKEAWGKIDMLQAEVTALKTLVITSTPASPNRELHPQLLSPTKAGPRKGHSRQKSTSSLCPVVCPTAGHIPTPDKEGKEVDTTLFAEFQAWRASPTLDKNCPFLERVYREDVGPCLDFTVQELSALVRTAVEDNTLTIEPVASQTLPNVECNNTNTCALSGLARTCHHRIRLGDSDGHYYISPSSRARITAVCNFFTYVRYIQQGLVRQDAEPMFWEIMRLRKGMSLAKLGFFPQEA, from the exons ATGTGGAGCGG CCCACCCCAACAAGACGAGGGCCTCCCTGTGGGCCTCTCAGCTATTTCAGTCCCCTGGAAAAACCTGGGCCCCAGCAAAGGTAACAGGAAGTCCCCAGGAGGCCTGGTAgaagcctctgcttcctgggaggAGGCCGGGGGTGAGGAACACCCAGCAGCTGCTCCATTGGATGTATCACGCCTGCGCAGCTCCTCCATGGAGATCCGAGAGAAGGGCTCTGAATTCCTAAAGGAGGAGCTATACAAAGCCCAGAAG GAGCTGAAGCTTAAGGATGAAGAGTGTGAACGGCTTTGCAAAGTGCGCGCacagctggagcaggagctggaggagctgacgGCCAGCCTGTTTGAG GAAGCTCACAAGATGGTTCGGGAAGCCAACATGAAGCAGGCAGCATCGGAAAAGCAGTTGAAGGAGGCTTGGGGCAAG ATCGACATGCTACAGGCAGAGGTGACAGCCTTGAAGACACTGGTCATCACATCCACACCAGCCTCTCCCAACCGTGAGCTCCACCCACAGCTGCTGAGTCCCACCAAAGCCGGACCCCGAAAGGGCCACTCACGCCAAAAGAGCACCAGCTCCCTCTGCCCTGTTGTGTGCCCCACTGCAGGGCATATCCCCACCCCAGACAAAGAAGGCAAGGAG GTGGATACAACCCTGTTTGCAGAGTTCCAGGCTTGGAGGGCATCACCTACCCTGGATAAGAACTGCCCCTTCCTAGAAAGGGTGTACCGGGAGGACGTGGGCCCTTGCCTCGACTTCACAGTGCAGGAG CTCTCAGCTCTAGTTCGGACGGCAGTGGAGGACAACACACTCACCATTGAGCCCGTGGCTTCACAGACTCTGCCCAATGTTGAGTGTAACAACACCAA CACATGTGCCCTGAGTGGACTGGCGCGTACCTGCCACCATCGAATCCGCCTGGGGGACTCTGACGGCCACTATTACATCTCACCGTCCTCCCGGGCCAGG ATCACTGCAGTATGCAACTTCTTCACCTATGTGCGTTACATCCAGCAAGGCCTGGTTCGGCAAGATG CTGAGCCGATGTTCTGGGAGATCATGAGGCTGCGGAAGGGGATGTCACTAGCCAAGCTTGGCTTCTTCCCCCAGGAGGCCTAG
- the Rab3il1 gene encoding guanine nucleotide exchange factor for Rab-3A isoform X1, giving the protein MWSGPPQQDEGLPVGLSAISVPWKNLGPSKGNRKSPGGLVEASASWEEAGGEEHPAAAPLDVSRLRSSSMEIREKGSEFLKEELYKAQKELKLKDEECERLCKVRAQLEQELEELTASLFEEAHKMVREANMKQAASEKQLKEAWGKIDMLQAEVTALKTLVITSTPASPNRELHPQLLSPTKAGPRKGHSRQKSTSSLCPVVCPTAGHIPTPDKEGKEPGLPPLLSLLLCVIPSKAVHLTYEPTWQLPSGGPPTTPNSDTSLSFSRQVDTTLFAEFQAWRASPTLDKNCPFLERVYREDVGPCLDFTVQELSALVRTAVEDNTLTIEPVASQTLPNVECNNTNTCALSGLARTCHHRIRLGDSDGHYYISPSSRARITAVCNFFTYVRYIQQGLVRQDAEPMFWEIMRLRKGMSLAKLGFFPQEA; this is encoded by the exons ATGTGGAGCGG CCCACCCCAACAAGACGAGGGCCTCCCTGTGGGCCTCTCAGCTATTTCAGTCCCCTGGAAAAACCTGGGCCCCAGCAAAGGTAACAGGAAGTCCCCAGGAGGCCTGGTAgaagcctctgcttcctgggaggAGGCCGGGGGTGAGGAACACCCAGCAGCTGCTCCATTGGATGTATCACGCCTGCGCAGCTCCTCCATGGAGATCCGAGAGAAGGGCTCTGAATTCCTAAAGGAGGAGCTATACAAAGCCCAGAAG GAGCTGAAGCTTAAGGATGAAGAGTGTGAACGGCTTTGCAAAGTGCGCGCacagctggagcaggagctggaggagctgacgGCCAGCCTGTTTGAG GAAGCTCACAAGATGGTTCGGGAAGCCAACATGAAGCAGGCAGCATCGGAAAAGCAGTTGAAGGAGGCTTGGGGCAAG ATCGACATGCTACAGGCAGAGGTGACAGCCTTGAAGACACTGGTCATCACATCCACACCAGCCTCTCCCAACCGTGAGCTCCACCCACAGCTGCTGAGTCCCACCAAAGCCGGACCCCGAAAGGGCCACTCACGCCAAAAGAGCACCAGCTCCCTCTGCCCTGTTGTGTGCCCCACTGCAGGGCATATCCCCACCCCAGACAAAGAAGGCAAGGAG CCTGGGCTGCCCCCTCTACTCTCCCTGCTCCTGTGCGTGATCCCCAGCAAGGCCGTCCACCTCACCTACGAGCCGACCTGGCAGCTCCCATCTGGGGGGCCGCCCACGACCCCCAACTCCGatacctctctctccttctcccgaCAG GTGGATACAACCCTGTTTGCAGAGTTCCAGGCTTGGAGGGCATCACCTACCCTGGATAAGAACTGCCCCTTCCTAGAAAGGGTGTACCGGGAGGACGTGGGCCCTTGCCTCGACTTCACAGTGCAGGAG CTCTCAGCTCTAGTTCGGACGGCAGTGGAGGACAACACACTCACCATTGAGCCCGTGGCTTCACAGACTCTGCCCAATGTTGAGTGTAACAACACCAA CACATGTGCCCTGAGTGGACTGGCGCGTACCTGCCACCATCGAATCCGCCTGGGGGACTCTGACGGCCACTATTACATCTCACCGTCCTCCCGGGCCAGG ATCACTGCAGTATGCAACTTCTTCACCTATGTGCGTTACATCCAGCAAGGCCTGGTTCGGCAAGATG CTGAGCCGATGTTCTGGGAGATCATGAGGCTGCGGAAGGGGATGTCACTAGCCAAGCTTGGCTTCTTCCCCCAGGAGGCCTAG
- the Rab3il1 gene encoding guanine nucleotide exchange factor for Rab-3A isoform X6 translates to MDSSLQVPASPPQQDEGLPVGLSAISVPWKNLGPSKGNRKSPGGLVEASASWEEAGGEEHPAAAPLDVSRLRSSSMEIREKGSEFLKEELYKAQKELKLKDEECERLCKVRAQLEQELEELTASLFEEAHKMVREANMKQAASEKQLKEAWGKIDMLQAEVTALKTLVITSTPASPNRELHPQLLSPTKAGPRKGHSRQKSTSSLCPVVCPTAGHIPTPDKEGKEVDTTLFAEFQAWRASPTLDKNCPFLERVYREDVGPCLDFTVQELSALVRTAVEDNTLTIEPVASQTLPNVECNNTNTCALSGLARTCHHRIRLGDSDGHYYISPSSRARITAVCNFFTYVRYIQQGLVRQDAEPMFWEIMRLRKGMSLAKLGFFPQEA, encoded by the exons CCCACCCCAACAAGACGAGGGCCTCCCTGTGGGCCTCTCAGCTATTTCAGTCCCCTGGAAAAACCTGGGCCCCAGCAAAGGTAACAGGAAGTCCCCAGGAGGCCTGGTAgaagcctctgcttcctgggaggAGGCCGGGGGTGAGGAACACCCAGCAGCTGCTCCATTGGATGTATCACGCCTGCGCAGCTCCTCCATGGAGATCCGAGAGAAGGGCTCTGAATTCCTAAAGGAGGAGCTATACAAAGCCCAGAAG GAGCTGAAGCTTAAGGATGAAGAGTGTGAACGGCTTTGCAAAGTGCGCGCacagctggagcaggagctggaggagctgacgGCCAGCCTGTTTGAG GAAGCTCACAAGATGGTTCGGGAAGCCAACATGAAGCAGGCAGCATCGGAAAAGCAGTTGAAGGAGGCTTGGGGCAAG ATCGACATGCTACAGGCAGAGGTGACAGCCTTGAAGACACTGGTCATCACATCCACACCAGCCTCTCCCAACCGTGAGCTCCACCCACAGCTGCTGAGTCCCACCAAAGCCGGACCCCGAAAGGGCCACTCACGCCAAAAGAGCACCAGCTCCCTCTGCCCTGTTGTGTGCCCCACTGCAGGGCATATCCCCACCCCAGACAAAGAAGGCAAGGAG GTGGATACAACCCTGTTTGCAGAGTTCCAGGCTTGGAGGGCATCACCTACCCTGGATAAGAACTGCCCCTTCCTAGAAAGGGTGTACCGGGAGGACGTGGGCCCTTGCCTCGACTTCACAGTGCAGGAG CTCTCAGCTCTAGTTCGGACGGCAGTGGAGGACAACACACTCACCATTGAGCCCGTGGCTTCACAGACTCTGCCCAATGTTGAGTGTAACAACACCAA CACATGTGCCCTGAGTGGACTGGCGCGTACCTGCCACCATCGAATCCGCCTGGGGGACTCTGACGGCCACTATTACATCTCACCGTCCTCCCGGGCCAGG ATCACTGCAGTATGCAACTTCTTCACCTATGTGCGTTACATCCAGCAAGGCCTGGTTCGGCAAGATG CTGAGCCGATGTTCTGGGAGATCATGAGGCTGCGGAAGGGGATGTCACTAGCCAAGCTTGGCTTCTTCCCCCAGGAGGCCTAG
- the Rab3il1 gene encoding guanine nucleotide exchange factor for Rab-3A isoform X3 — protein sequence MDSSLQVPASPPQQDEGLPVGLSAISVPWKNLGPSKGNRKSPGGLVEASASWEEAGGEEHPAAAPLDVSRLRSSSMEIREKGSEFLKEELYKAQKELKLKDEECERLCKVRAQLEQELEELTASLFEEAHKMVREANMKQAASEKQLKEAWGKIDMLQAEVTALKTLVITSTPASPNRELHPQLLSPTKAGPRKGHSRQKSTSSLCPVVCPTAGHIPTPDKEGKEPGLPPLLSLLLCVIPSKAVHLTYEPTWQLPSGGPPTTPNSDTSLSFSRQVDTTLFAEFQAWRASPTLDKNCPFLERVYREDVGPCLDFTVQELSALVRTAVEDNTLTIEPVASQTLPNVECNNTNTCALSGLARTCHHRIRLGDSDGHYYISPSSRARITAVCNFFTYVRYIQQGLVRQDAEPMFWEIMRLRKGMSLAKLGFFPQEA from the exons CCCACCCCAACAAGACGAGGGCCTCCCTGTGGGCCTCTCAGCTATTTCAGTCCCCTGGAAAAACCTGGGCCCCAGCAAAGGTAACAGGAAGTCCCCAGGAGGCCTGGTAgaagcctctgcttcctgggaggAGGCCGGGGGTGAGGAACACCCAGCAGCTGCTCCATTGGATGTATCACGCCTGCGCAGCTCCTCCATGGAGATCCGAGAGAAGGGCTCTGAATTCCTAAAGGAGGAGCTATACAAAGCCCAGAAG GAGCTGAAGCTTAAGGATGAAGAGTGTGAACGGCTTTGCAAAGTGCGCGCacagctggagcaggagctggaggagctgacgGCCAGCCTGTTTGAG GAAGCTCACAAGATGGTTCGGGAAGCCAACATGAAGCAGGCAGCATCGGAAAAGCAGTTGAAGGAGGCTTGGGGCAAG ATCGACATGCTACAGGCAGAGGTGACAGCCTTGAAGACACTGGTCATCACATCCACACCAGCCTCTCCCAACCGTGAGCTCCACCCACAGCTGCTGAGTCCCACCAAAGCCGGACCCCGAAAGGGCCACTCACGCCAAAAGAGCACCAGCTCCCTCTGCCCTGTTGTGTGCCCCACTGCAGGGCATATCCCCACCCCAGACAAAGAAGGCAAGGAG CCTGGGCTGCCCCCTCTACTCTCCCTGCTCCTGTGCGTGATCCCCAGCAAGGCCGTCCACCTCACCTACGAGCCGACCTGGCAGCTCCCATCTGGGGGGCCGCCCACGACCCCCAACTCCGatacctctctctccttctcccgaCAG GTGGATACAACCCTGTTTGCAGAGTTCCAGGCTTGGAGGGCATCACCTACCCTGGATAAGAACTGCCCCTTCCTAGAAAGGGTGTACCGGGAGGACGTGGGCCCTTGCCTCGACTTCACAGTGCAGGAG CTCTCAGCTCTAGTTCGGACGGCAGTGGAGGACAACACACTCACCATTGAGCCCGTGGCTTCACAGACTCTGCCCAATGTTGAGTGTAACAACACCAA CACATGTGCCCTGAGTGGACTGGCGCGTACCTGCCACCATCGAATCCGCCTGGGGGACTCTGACGGCCACTATTACATCTCACCGTCCTCCCGGGCCAGG ATCACTGCAGTATGCAACTTCTTCACCTATGTGCGTTACATCCAGCAAGGCCTGGTTCGGCAAGATG CTGAGCCGATGTTCTGGGAGATCATGAGGCTGCGGAAGGGGATGTCACTAGCCAAGCTTGGCTTCTTCCCCCAGGAGGCCTAG